The Cetobacterium sp. ZOR0034 genome segment AATAGATACATCCAAAGCGGAAATTGGCTCATCACAAACAATAAACTCGGGATTGCACGCTAATGCTCTAGCTATACCAACCCGTTGTCTTTGACCTCCTGAAAACTCATGTGGATATCTACTCATATGTGTAGCATTTAATCCTACCAATTCTAAAGTTTCTAAAACTTTTCTTCCTCTTTCCTCTTTACTATAAAGATTGTGAATCTCCATGGGCTCTTTTATTATATCTCCTATAGTTTGTCTAGGATTAAGAGATGCATATGGATCTTGAAATATCATTTGAATTTTTCTTCTAAAATTCTTCATCTCTTGAAAATTTAAATTCGTTAAATTTTCTCCATCATAAATTATATCTCCAGAAGTTGGTTCATATAATTTAACAATTGTTCTTCCTAAACTTGTTTTTCCACATCCAGATTCTCCAACTAAACCTAAAGTTTCCCCTTTTCTAATCTCTAAAGAAACTCCATCAACAGCTTTTAAAATCTTTCTCTTTTTTTCAAAAACACTATTTTTTATATTAAAATACTTACATAGATTTTTTATCTCTAATAAATTCTTCTCCATAACTTCCTCCCGATTAATTTATTCCAACTTTAGGTGCGTCT includes the following:
- a CDS encoding ABC transporter ATP-binding protein, whose protein sequence is MEKNLLEIKNLCKYFNIKNSVFEKKRKILKAVDGVSLEIRKGETLGLVGESGCGKTSLGRTIVKLYEPTSGDIIYDGENLTNLNFQEMKNFRRKIQMIFQDPYASLNPRQTIGDIIKEPMEIHNLYSKEERGRKVLETLELVGLNATHMSRYPHEFSGGQRQRVGIARALACNPEFIVCDEPISALDVSIQAQIINTLEELQEKLGLTYLFIAHDLSMVKHISDRVGIMYLGKLVEISDSDRVYDKPMHPYTQALLSAIPIPDPDISLKKERIILEGDIPTPINPSGGCRFKSRCPKAFEKCQTIEPELKEVEKNHKVACHLYNKV